The Treponema sp. Marseille-Q3903 genomic interval AACAGGAGAAAATGTTGTAACTGCTTCTATGTGGTTCCATATCGGAGCAAACATGGATCAGCGTATGCAGATCTACATTGGAACAATGTCTGCAGCAGCACTCGGTGTTCGCGAAATCGGAACTGAAGATAAAATAACACTTGCTACACCGGAAGATGCCAACCGTGCTATCGGAATAGTAGATGAAGCTTTGAAAAAGATCAACAAACAGAGAGCAGACCTCGGTGCTTATCAGAACCGAATGGAACTCACTGTAAAAGGTCTTGATGTTGGAGCTGAAAATCTCCAAGCTTCTGAATCTCGCATCCGTGATGCTGATATGGCTTCACAGATGGTAGAATTCACAAAGAATTCTGTATTGTTACAAGCAGGAACAGCAATGCTGGCTCAGGCTAACTCACAATCTCAGAATGTACTTTCTTTACTCAGATAGTAAATTATGATTAGAATTTGTGGTCAGGGAAATTCAAAAACTTCCCCACCACAAATCTAATTATAATCACGGTGTTTTTTTTTCTTTTTCTACGCAAAATTTATTCCCTAAAACATCGTAAACA includes:
- a CDS encoding flagellin, which translates into the protein MVINHNMSAMFANRQLGVTGTSLSKDMEKLSSGMRINRAGDDASGLAVSEKMRSQIRGLNKASENAQNGISFIQTTEGYLQETTDIMQRIRELAVQASNGIYSDEDRMQIQVEISALVSEVDRVASSAQFNGMNMLTGRFAQPTGENVVTASMWFHIGANMDQRMQIYIGTMSAAALGVREIGTEDKITLATPEDANRAIGIVDEALKKINKQRADLGAYQNRMELTVKGLDVGAENLQASESRIRDADMASQMVEFTKNSVLLQAGTAMLAQANSQSQNVLSLLR